The genomic region AAATCTGCCATTAACGGGAATACTTCTTCATGATGAGAATTATCCACACTCACTAAAATATGATTTTCACCGATTAAAGCTAAACCACTGATATCGAATCTAAATTTTGAGTATCCACCCTTATGTGTACCTAATAAAATCCCATTAAAATACACCGTAGAAACGCTATTGGCACCTTCAAACTCTAAGTATAGAGCGCCTGAAATATCACTGATACGCAACGATTTTCGATAATGACAGACGCTTCTATAGTAGTCACTTCCACCATCTTGTCCGTCAATATTATTCCATGTATGTGGTAATGATATTTTTGTCCAAGTAGGTTGATTTTCAATGTCATCTTTCGTAAAGTACCAATCATTGTTGATGTTGATTTTTTTCATTTTATCCATCCTTGACTGCACCTTTTTCAGACAATAACGGAACATATAGTTCCGTTATTCTGGATTAGGAGGAGATTTTCAATCTATAAAAACGACTAATTTGTCGTAGTATTGGCTGTCTTATTTTTTTTAAGTTTTTGCACAAACTGACGAACTCTAAAAGACTGTGCTGACACAGCATAAAATCCAAATACAAACATTCCCATAATAATTCTTTCAATTCCACCATCACCTAGATTGATGGTATCTAAACCGTAATATAAGAATTGCATAGCAATAGCTGCCATGATGATGCCTATATAATCTTTTGATACACTTCCAATGATGATGCCCATATAAACCGGAACAATGTATGAGAACATAATGCTTGCAGTAGATAGGTTTGATTGTGGCGGAATTTCATTTTGTGAAACGTAAATAATCGCTGCAAGTCCTATAATTAAACCATTAAAAACATAGGTCAAAATAACATTTCTAGTTTCATTAATTCCTACATTTATGGCAGCATGTTGATTATTTGCGAGCATTTTGCTCTTATAACCTATTGTCAATACTTCATTAAACAAAATATAAAGTAATACGGCTAGTGCCACAGGGATGAAGATGAGTGGAATTCTACCGAAAAACGAGAGTTTTTCTTGAGAATAAAACCCGAAAATTCCTGTGCCATCAAAAATTAAATATGTGATAGACTCGTATAATAATGTCATCCCAATAGATGTTATTACAATCGGAACTCTACCTATTACATAGACTAAACCAATCACTGTAGAAAGAATGACTGCAATCACGACAGCTGAAATTAATGCGATAACAGGGCTCCCCGTCATCAAACCAATATTACCTGCTATGATTCCTGTTAATGCGATGGATGCGCCTAATGAGAAATCAAATCGTCCATTTTTAAGTTGTAAACGGATTGCCAATGAAATAGAGACAGATAGACATGTGCCTAACACGACAGTATTGATCAAGTCTGAACCCAAATATATGTATTTTCCATTTACATAAGCATTTTCATTGGTCACTGTAACAAGTACCATGACTAAAAACATAGCAACTGGGAACAGTGCAGATAATCCGATTCTTTTTAATAGAGATGTGGTTTTGGTCTTTATGCTCATAATTTAATCATCCTTTTGTGTTTCTTGAGGGTGCATTTTGCACCCTCAACTACACATATTTTTATTGAATATCGTTAATTGTCATTTGTGATAACGCTTCTAACAAGCCTGCATATGTTGAATTGCTATTGCCAAATGCTGTTAAGTTTAATACAGCATCTGAATCTAAAAATGCATCCTCATATAAACCTGTATAGTAAATGTTCGTTTTGAATTTTGTCAAATCAGACTCACTATTGATGACTATCGGTTCAAGACTGATTCGTTGAGCTACCTCTGGCATATCATCAAATTCAACACCATATAGTTTATTCAACATTAATACCAATGAGTATGTAAGGGACTCAATAGCAACAACCTCAGTGTGTTGGTATGTTTTTGCACCAGTGGTGGCAAAGTTATCGTCCATGCCTTGTTCCCACCCAGATGTAAAGATTTTTAATGAGTTGTGTAAGCCCGCATTTACCATTGGAGGGTAAACGAAACCTGCGCCTGCTGCAAAACTAATGACTGCATCAATACCAGGATGCTTAGTAAAGTAAGTGCTACTAATCGGTCTAAACGAAATGATATCAACTTCAGAATCAAGTGGATCTACGGTGATTGGATTTGTAGCAGTTTTATTATATTCGTTCACAGCTGCAACAAATTGAGCGGCTGCAGTGTGGTGTGTAGGAAATGCCCAAGTAGGAAACACGACCATTGAAACATGATCAATTATTTCTGTTGGGTTAGCTGTGTTATACTCAATCAATGAACGGAAAAATGAATTACCACGATCAATTTCAGTAGAGATGTAGCCGTCTGCAACAGTTCCTAAAAAGTATTCACTCTCGTATACTTCTTCAAATGAATCTCTATATGATGTATCAAAATCAGATAGAAAACCAGCTAAATAAACCCCGGCAGCTTCACATTCTTCTACGATGGAAGGCATGCCTAAATCCATTGAAATTAAAATACCATCTGCGCCAGCAGCGATTAGTTCTTGAATCTTAGTCAAGTTGGTTGCTTCATCTGTTTGGGTCAATTTCGTGTAAATGACCTCAAAGTCCAGCGCTTCTCCTAGACCTTCAAGATAGCTCTTGATAGCTGTTACAGATGGACCGCTATCACTATAATGTGCAACACCGATTGTAAAATGTTGTAATTTTACGTCGTTTTTGCATGCGGATAATGAAACGATTGAAAACAAAACCAATGCAAATAAAACTAACTTTTTCATACTTTTCTCCTTTTTATGTAAATGTAATCTCTACATTATTACCTTGGCAATATTAAATCTTTAGACCTTGAAGTTAATAATACGATGACAATGAATATGAGTGCTTTAACTAGATTAATCATAATCATCGAAACACCCATCGTTGCAAGCACATTTGACAGTAGAACAAATATGAGTGAGCCTATAATAGCACTACTCATTTTGGATTTCATTCCACCAGACAGTGGCATACCTCCCAATATAAGAATTACCATTAAATCGAGATGATAACCTGAACCCGTACCATTACCTGCTGAACCTGTTCTCATCAAAATTAAGAACGACCCCACAGCAATCATTACAGCAAAACCAAAATACGCATAAATTTTATACTTGCTAACTTGAATCCCTGATTGAACCGCTACTTTTGTATTTGCACCAATAATGCGAATGTATTTTCCAACATTGGTGAACCTAAATATATACGAATATATGAGCGAAAATATAATAATAATTACTAATAATAACACGTTGTAATCCTCGCGATTGGTTGGTCTAATCCGGATATTTAAGTTAATGCTATTGACCCCTGTGCTTGACATCAACAAAAATTGAACACCTGTGAATATAAACATGAGAAATAGTGAAGTGACAATTGAGGGTAGTTTTAACTGGGCTGATATATATGCATTGATCCAACCACTAAATAACGCTAAAACTAAAATAACCATGAATGCGATAAAAAGTGTAAAGAATGTTGCTCCTAAAGCATTGGTAATCATGACCATCAAAATGATATAAACACCAATTTGTTGTCCAATACTAATATCCAAATTCCCTAAAGAATATATCAAAACACCACCCAGTGCAATTATGATGTAGGGTGACACCGTTTGAAGTAAAACGCCAATGTTATATTCAAGTCTTCTACCACTATAAATAACGAACAAAATGGAAACAACTATAAAACCCGAATAAGAGATAAGGTTATGGTCTTTGATGAAGTTGAAAACTGAATTTAAGTATTTGCTTTTCATGGTTTACCACTCCTTAAATCATGTACTGGATAATATCTTGTTCTGATAGTTGTTCACTTCTGTAAAACTCTTTGGTTATCTCATTGTTTTTCATAATGATAATACGATCCGACATCCCAATTAGTTCTGGCAATTCTTCACTAATCATTAAGATGGATTTACCTTGTTTTTTCATTTGATACATTAATTTATACATCGATTGTTTTACACCAACGTCCACACCACGTGTTGGACATACCATGATAATCACTTCTGAATTTCTTGAAGTCCATTTCGCGAAAGATACTTTTTGTTTGTTGCCACCACTTAAGGTATTCACAATCTGTGATACATTTCGAGCTTTTATACTGTAAAAGTTCATTTCCTTTTTACTGATTTTCTTCTCTTTAAGTGGATTAACAAAACCAAATTTCTTTAACTGGCTCAGTGAAGGCAAAACGATATTTTCTAGTATAGATGCTTTTAGTACAACAGCCTCTTCATCACGATTTTTCGAGATAAAACCGATGTCTTTAGTGATTGCATCATGTGGATTTTTGACAATTTGTCCATGTCGTAATACTTCACCTTCGTCAGGTGTTTCTAGTCCAAATGCTGCACGGGCAATGATATGCATTCCCGAACCATTTAAGCCTCCGAAGCCGAGAATTTCACCTTTATGCAATTGAAATGAAATACGTTTCAAATCACCAACACTGACGTTATTAAACTCTAATGCGACGTCAGGTGAACAACTATAATCATAATCTTTTCTATAATATTCATCACCGATATCCCTACCGACCATCAAAGTTCTTATCCGTTGAACCACATCATTTTTATGCATGTCTTCAGGTTCTAAATGACCAACAATCTGCCCATCCCTTAAAACAGAAAGATGGGTACATTGCGAGATAATTTCATTGATGTCATGTGAAATAAAGATGACACTCTTACCTTCTTGTTTAAATCTCTGCATGATTTTATAGACTAAATCACGACCTTCATGGGAAATAGCTGTTGTAGTCTCGTCTAAAATCAATATTTCTAAGTCGTCGCGCATACAACGTGCAATTTCGATCAATTTACAATCCTCATAATTATATTTATTGATCATATCAGTCGCATTTATATGGTTTATACCAAGTTTTTTAAGTAATTCGCTAGCAGCTCTGTTCATTTTATTTTTGTCTAAAATTCCGAACTTTGTGAAAAGGTCAAAGTTACCAGCATATATATTTTCTGCTACCGTTACGTTCTTAATAGTAGATGCCTCTTGAAGCACCATACCAATACCAAACTTTTGAGCTTCTGCCATGCTTTGGGGTTGCCATAATGCATTTCGAAAATACATCTTACCATCTGATTGTCTTTGCATACCTGAAATGATAGAGGTAATTGTAGATTTTCCACTACCATTTTCGCCAACCAATCCCCTAATTTCCCCATTATAAAATGAGACATCTACGGATTTCAAAGCTTTTGTTGGTCCAAAGTTTTTGCTCATTTTTAAAATCTTCATTAAAGGCTCATGCATAATTATTCTCCCTATTATTATGGGTTATTTTAATACCCATTTAGGTGTATCGATTAACTCTTTTTGAAATTGTAAATAGTATGGATTAAGATTATTATTATACGATTTATCTATGAATGGGACGAAGGCTTTTTGATAGAAATCTTTCCAGCTATTTGTCTCATTATTTGGAATAATAGGATAGAAAAAGACATCATTTAAATCTGCTGCAACACGATCATTTAGGGAATCTCCTAGCATAATAATGTTTTGTTTGTTATATTTAAGGGACAACTGCGCAATACAAGCTTCTTTTGTGCCTTGTTCTTGTCCAGCAACACCATGTAAATATTGCATCATGTTTTGTTCTTCCCACTCTCTCACAATGGTGTCAAAAGGGGTAGAAGAAACAATCACAATATCGGCTTTTTTGGATATTTTTTCTAATGTTTTGTGTACATATGGAAAAGGCTTCACATTTTTTACCATACGTTTGATATTTTCATCAACTTCTTTAGACCAAGCCAATGTTTGTAATATGATTGGATTAGGATTTGTTTGCATATTTATATAATCAACCAATCCTTTAGTACTTAAATTGTCTGTTTCTTTAGCCCAGTTAATTAAAGGGGTTAAGTCAGCAATTTCAATACCGCGTTCCAAGACACTTTGACGCGTTTTTAATAATTCAAATGTTCGAATAAGTGCAAGAAATCTATTATAGCCTCTTGTCTTGGAGTATAAATTAACGAATTCTGCTGTTTCTCTAACATATTTTGAAATTCCTTGTAAGTTCCAAACGAGAACTGTTGCTGGAACAAAGCACTCTTTATGTTTCAATTCCATCGTATCAAATACGCATCCATCTGAATCTATACAAACCAGGAATGGTTTGGTCGGTATTAATTTGTTTAAATCATTCATAGTATGACCTCAATGTATATTTATAGTTTTGTATCTATCATGCCACAAAAAATATCCACTGGTGATTTCCCTATGAAAGGTGATTCACCAAGTAATTTTTTGATCAATGCTTTAATTGTGTTGTCTTCACTATCATAACAATTAATGTACGTTTTGATTTGGGGCACATCAGCTAAATGAAATGGTGAATTAAATGATATAAAAATAGTTGGAATCTCATTAACATACCATGGTTTTTCATAGCCGCCTTTAAATGATGACCATGTCAATCGATTGACAGTTTGCATTTCAGCATTGATATTTGCCAATATCAACACTAAGTCATAACTTTGTTTAAAGATTTCTACCGATGATTTTCCACCGTAAATAATGTTATTAATTTTTTCCGGGTTCTTCGTAAATTCGATAAATTCGTCGTTCGTCATTTTATCTACATCAGATATGAGTTTTTTTATTGGCGAATTATAAATATCTACTTCAAATCGATACTTTTCAAGTTCATTCTTTAGAATATTACCGATATCTTTTTTCAAGCCTCCCTTGAGAAGTCTAATCATAGTGTTTTCATTTTCAAGTGGGACGAGTAAAATCTTCTTATATTTATTTGTTAATATGGGTAATATGTTTGGTTGTGTACTTTTACCAAGGGTGATTGCTCGATCAGCAATTTCATCACTTATTCTTTTAAACTCAATGTTATCAACAATGGTTGATTCACTACCTACTTGAGGATTTTTGTGTAATCCCAGTGATGCTTTTAATCCTAAAACACGTATCAAAGCGTCATTTAACCGAGTCATTGATAGTAATCCTGTTTGGAGTCCTTCTTTCATATAAAGAATGTCTTCTTCAATATCGTTATGAAACAAGAATAAATCACACCCAGCTTCAATGCACATCGGCACCAGTTCGCGTCTAGGTTTTCTTCCTGTAAGTCCAACCATATGTGAAGCATCTGAAATAATTACACCATTAAATCCGAGTTTCTGACGTAATAAATCATGTAGTAATTCCTTTGATAAAGTTGCTGGTAAGTATTCCGTTTCCTTTAAAGAAGGGTTGAGTTCTTTTTGGTAAGATGGCAACATGATGTGTCCTGCCATAACAGCTTGAACACCTTCGTTGATTAATGTTTGATAAATTCTACCAAATGTTTCGTCCCATTCTCGAGTAGACATACTATTAACCGATGAAGACAAATGATGATCTCGCTCATCAATACCATCACCAGGAAAGTGTTTGAGGGTACATGCAACATTGGATAATTTTGCACCTTCCAAAAACGCCTTACTGAATTGAATGACTTGATCTGGATTTTCACCCCATGTCCGAGTTTGTATTATTGGATTTCTCCAGTTTTTACTCAAATCTACAATTGGAGAAAACAACATATTAGATCCAGATAACATCGCCTCTTGCGCGGCGATTCGTCCCAATTCAAAAGCATATTTTGGGTCTTGCGTCGCAGCTACTTTTATTTCAAAGCCAATAAAAGTACCATCCTCTACAGCCCCTTTACCTCCGTTTTCCGCATTGGATGCGATTAATAAAGGGATTTGTGCTTTGGACTGAAGAAATCTTACCATCTCTTTCAATTCTGTTGATTTTTTGGGACTATATCTAAAACCTGCTGCTTGCGTCCTTGATAGAGTGGATGTTAAATATGCCTCATTATTTGTTGCTAACATTCCTATAAAGAGTTGTCCGATTTTTTGATCTAGTGTCATGCTTTCTAAAGTCTTATGCACCCAATCGATGTCTGTTTTAGATAAATTGAACGGTTTATTTGATAAATTAATCATATTCATGCCTGATTTCCATATCTTATTCGATTATGAAAGTCTAATTCCTCTCTTAATTAATTATGCCTGTAATGGTTATTTTGTAAATGGTTATTTTTGCCACTCAATAATATGATAAACAAAGTATTGAAGGCACATTGGATTATGATCGATTTATTAATCTATGTTGTTCGAGTTGCAAGCAATACCATACTCGTCTTCTCTTACTCATAATGTCATTATAGCAAACGCTTACATTATTTCATATTGCATTATTTATACTTCTATATTGCATTTCTTCCATTCTTTTTATATACTGAGTGTATGGCATACAATTATAACTTTAACAATTTTAAATTCTCACATAAGATCGATTTTCCAGATTCTAAAATCGATAATTATGAAAAACACTCCCATGCTGTATTCGAGTTTTTATATTTCATTGAGGGTGAAGTTGATTTTTATATCGAGAGTAGAAAATATACTTTAAAACCCCATGACTTGTTGTTCATAAAACCCGGCGAACATCATCACATGATTATCATTAAGCCTGTTCGGTACGATAGAATGGTTATTCGCTTCCCAGAATACATCATACCTAATATTTTGTTATCCGATATAAACAGGAATACAAATGTTTATAATATCAAAGATACACCGTTGATACCTGTGCTTAAACGATTTGATGAGTATAACGAGTCGTTTACTGGAGACAGACTACAGTTAATGTTCTATACACTACTAACTGAATTACTCATTCTTTTTTCTTCGATTGATGGTAACAATGGGGCAGAAGCGGAAATTATTGATGTGAACGTTTCTAACATTATCGATTACATTAATTCTAATATTAATCGTCAAATTTCTATCGATGACATCTGTAAACAATTTTTTTTATCTAAGTCAAAATTGTATAAGATATTTTTCGATGTCGTAAAAGTACCAATAGTTACTTATATTCGCAGCAAAAGAATCATTTTAGCGCACAAATTAATAACAGAGGGACACTCTCCTATCGAAATTTATGAAAGATGTGGTTACAGTCACTACTCCACATTTTATCGTACGTACTTAAAAGTGTTTGGTGTACCTCCTTCAAAAGGCCAATAACAAACACCTTCATATCAATCATGCATACGAAGGTGTTTTTATATATTGATTATTCAAACTTATTAACTGTGAAAGTAGGTATTGTAGTGATATCTTATGAACAAATGTTTAAATCAAAATGCTTAATTTTTATTTAATTAAATGATATGCGTTTTTTCCTAACTTTTTTGCTTCATACAAAGCATCATCTGCTTTTTTTAATAAGGTTCTAATGGTCGGATGGTAATCATCATTAAAGATGACAACGCCAATGCTTGCAGTTAACTTAATCTCCCCAATTGGTGTTGTCCAATGGCTTAACAAATTCAACAAGCGCGACATATTGTGCTCAATCTGATCGGTTTGATCACACATTGGCAAGACAACTACAAATTCATCTCCGCCTAGTCTGACAGGGTAACCATACTTGGTTTGGTTTGTAAAAGACTCTAGTTTAGAAGCAAACTCTTGTAAAATTTGATTTCCAACATCATGACCAAAAGTATCATTGATAGACTTGAAATTGTCCAAATCCACCATTAATACAACCCCATGTTCATAAGGGGATTCATCAAAAAAACGATATAAATGTTGTCTATTGTAAATACCTGTTAAAGAATCTCTATACGCTAGATTTTCAAGTTCTAAATAATAGCTAAACATTTTCGCTAATTTTTGAAGTAAAATGACACTCTTGTTATCATAATGGTAGGCTTCACTGCTTGCAGCACAAAGTGTACCAAATCGAGTGCCATTCTTCATTGTAATTGGTATGCCCAAATAAGAAACTGCATTGATATCATTGATGGTTTGTTTAACCTTTTCTAACCCTGAAGTACTTTGCAGGTTTTCAATAATCAGTGGTGCATCACTCCTATAGTCAATTAAGTTACATATAGCATCTTCCACAGGAATGGTCGTGCCTTCTTCAAGGTGGATATTCAAATCATTTTTTTGAACTTTCAAAGTCACTTGAGTGAAATCATTGAGTGAGTTGATGTAAAGTGTTTGATTCGGTAAAATCTCAGAAGCTAAACTTAAAATGTCGCTTGCGAGCATATCAAAATTTTGATACGAAATAACTTCTTTAGTGAGTAAACTCTTCATTGGTTTCTCCCCCAATCCTTTTGAAGTGATCCTGTTAGCAACCAAGGGTTAACAACTGGATATGTTAATTATTATACAGTACATCTTAATAATTCCTTATAAATTTGTTTCAAACGGTTCTTTATGGTCATAAATTTAATACTTATTTAAGAATAACGATCATTTTAACCGCATTTTGAGGATTTGTTCATC from Paracholeplasma manati harbors:
- a CDS encoding ABC transporter permease yields the protein MSIKTKTTSLLKRIGLSALFPVAMFLVMVLVTVTNENAYVNGKYIYLGSDLINTVVLGTCLSVSISLAIRLQLKNGRFDFSLGASIALTGIIAGNIGLMTGSPVIALISAVVIAVILSTVIGLVYVIGRVPIVITSIGMTLLYESITYLIFDGTGIFGFYSQEKLSFFGRIPLIFIPVALAVLLYILFNEVLTIGYKSKMLANNQHAAINVGINETRNVILTYVFNGLIIGLAAIIYVSQNEIPPQSNLSTASIMFSYIVPVYMGIIIGSVSKDYIGIIMAAIAMQFLYYGLDTINLGDGGIERIIMGMFVFGFYAVSAQSFRVRQFVQKLKKNKTANTTTN
- a CDS encoding sugar ABC transporter substrate-binding protein, with the translated sequence MKKLVLFALVLFSIVSLSACKNDVKLQHFTIGVAHYSDSGPSVTAIKSYLEGLGEALDFEVIYTKLTQTDEATNLTKIQELIAAGADGILISMDLGMPSIVEECEAAGVYLAGFLSDFDTSYRDSFEEVYESEYFLGTVADGYISTEIDRGNSFFRSLIEYNTANPTEIIDHVSMVVFPTWAFPTHHTAAAQFVAAVNEYNKTATNPITVDPLDSEVDIISFRPISSTYFTKHPGIDAVISFAAGAGFVYPPMVNAGLHNSLKIFTSGWEQGMDDNFATTGAKTYQHTEVVAIESLTYSLVLMLNKLYGVEFDDMPEVAQRISLEPIVINSESDLTKFKTNIYYTGLYEDAFLDSDAVLNLTAFGNSNSTYAGLLEALSQMTINDIQ
- a CDS encoding ABC transporter permease subunit, whose protein sequence is MKSKYLNSVFNFIKDHNLISYSGFIVVSILFVIYSGRRLEYNIGVLLQTVSPYIIIALGGVLIYSLGNLDISIGQQIGVYIILMVMITNALGATFFTLFIAFMVILVLALFSGWINAYISAQLKLPSIVTSLFLMFIFTGVQFLLMSSTGVNSINLNIRIRPTNREDYNVLLLVIIIIFSLIYSYIFRFTNVGKYIRIIGANTKVAVQSGIQVSKYKIYAYFGFAVMIAVGSFLILMRTGSAGNGTGSGYHLDLMVILILGGMPLSGGMKSKMSSAIIGSLIFVLLSNVLATMGVSMIMINLVKALIFIVIVLLTSRSKDLILPR
- a CDS encoding sugar ABC transporter ATP-binding protein produces the protein MHEPLMKILKMSKNFGPTKALKSVDVSFYNGEIRGLVGENGSGKSTITSIISGMQRQSDGKMYFRNALWQPQSMAEAQKFGIGMVLQEASTIKNVTVAENIYAGNFDLFTKFGILDKNKMNRAASELLKKLGINHINATDMINKYNYEDCKLIEIARCMRDDLEILILDETTTAISHEGRDLVYKIMQRFKQEGKSVIFISHDINEIISQCTHLSVLRDGQIVGHLEPEDMHKNDVVQRIRTLMVGRDIGDEYYRKDYDYSCSPDVALEFNNVSVGDLKRISFQLHKGEILGFGGLNGSGMHIIARAAFGLETPDEGEVLRHGQIVKNPHDAITKDIGFISKNRDEEAVVLKASILENIVLPSLSQLKKFGFVNPLKEKKISKKEMNFYSIKARNVSQIVNTLSGGNKQKVSFAKWTSRNSEVIIMVCPTRGVDVGVKQSMYKLMYQMKKQGKSILMISEELPELIGMSDRIIIMKNNEITKEFYRSEQLSEQDIIQYMI
- a CDS encoding HAD family hydrolase produces the protein MNDLNKLIPTKPFLVCIDSDGCVFDTMELKHKECFVPATVLVWNLQGISKYVRETAEFVNLYSKTRGYNRFLALIRTFELLKTRQSVLERGIEIADLTPLINWAKETDNLSTKGLVDYINMQTNPNPIILQTLAWSKEVDENIKRMVKNVKPFPYVHKTLEKISKKADIVIVSSTPFDTIVREWEEQNMMQYLHGVAGQEQGTKEACIAQLSLKYNKQNIIMLGDSLNDRVAADLNDVFFYPIIPNNETNSWKDFYQKAFVPFIDKSYNNNLNPYYLQFQKELIDTPKWVLK
- a CDS encoding glycoside hydrolase family 3 protein, producing MNMINLSNKPFNLSKTDIDWVHKTLESMTLDQKIGQLFIGMLATNNEAYLTSTLSRTQAAGFRYSPKKSTELKEMVRFLQSKAQIPLLIASNAENGGKGAVEDGTFIGFEIKVAATQDPKYAFELGRIAAQEAMLSGSNMLFSPIVDLSKNWRNPIIQTRTWGENPDQVIQFSKAFLEGAKLSNVACTLKHFPGDGIDERDHHLSSSVNSMSTREWDETFGRIYQTLINEGVQAVMAGHIMLPSYQKELNPSLKETEYLPATLSKELLHDLLRQKLGFNGVIISDASHMVGLTGRKPRRELVPMCIEAGCDLFLFHNDIEEDILYMKEGLQTGLLSMTRLNDALIRVLGLKASLGLHKNPQVGSESTIVDNIEFKRISDEIADRAITLGKSTQPNILPILTNKYKKILLVPLENENTMIRLLKGGLKKDIGNILKNELEKYRFEVDIYNSPIKKLISDVDKMTNDEFIEFTKNPEKINNIIYGGKSSVEIFKQSYDLVLILANINAEMQTVNRLTWSSFKGGYEKPWYVNEIPTIFISFNSPFHLADVPQIKTYINCYDSEDNTIKALIKKLLGESPFIGKSPVDIFCGMIDTKL
- a CDS encoding helix-turn-helix transcriptional regulator, yielding MAYNYNFNNFKFSHKIDFPDSKIDNYEKHSHAVFEFLYFIEGEVDFYIESRKYTLKPHDLLFIKPGEHHHMIIIKPVRYDRMVIRFPEYIIPNILLSDINRNTNVYNIKDTPLIPVLKRFDEYNESFTGDRLQLMFYTLLTELLILFSSIDGNNGAEAEIIDVNVSNIIDYINSNINRQISIDDICKQFFLSKSKLYKIFFDVVKVPIVTYIRSKRIILAHKLITEGHSPIEIYERCGYSHYSTFYRTYLKVFGVPPSKGQ
- a CDS encoding sensor domain-containing diguanylate cyclase; amino-acid sequence: MKSLLTKEVISYQNFDMLASDILSLASEILPNQTLYINSLNDFTQVTLKVQKNDLNIHLEEGTTIPVEDAICNLIDYRSDAPLIIENLQSTSGLEKVKQTINDINAVSYLGIPITMKNGTRFGTLCAASSEAYHYDNKSVILLQKLAKMFSYYLELENLAYRDSLTGIYNRQHLYRFFDESPYEHGVVLMVDLDNFKSINDTFGHDVGNQILQEFASKLESFTNQTKYGYPVRLGGDEFVVVLPMCDQTDQIEHNMSRLLNLLSHWTTPIGEIKLTASIGVVIFNDDYHPTIRTLLKKADDALYEAKKLGKNAYHLIK